GTTCcacctggggcaagcagctgcactctagtgggtggagcagggttggGTGTTGCTGTGGAGATGGGTCTGAATAACGAGACCTGTTTTGTTGCAGCTTCCACAGCCCGCCACTTGTACCTCCGTGGCGGTGCTGGCGTAGGTTCCATGACCAAGATCTACGGAGGCCGTCAGCGCAATGGGGTGATGCCCAGCCATTTCAGCCGGGGCTCCAAGAGTGTTGCTCGGAGGGTATTGCAAGCTCTGGAGGGGCTCAAAATGGTGGAGAAAGACCAGGATGGGTGAGTCTCAAAGCAGTGGTGCTTTGTGCATTGAAGGGAAGGTGGGAAAGTCTTGTAATCACCAGACCTCGCCCCTCCGGGGAAATAGTGAAGGGGAGAGGCAGATACCAGAACAACCCTGGGGAGTTAAATTCATTGCTTCATGCAGTCTGATCAGTTTACTTGATGTCTAGCTCAAGGCAGGGTCTGCCCTGAGGAGGGCTTGGGGCATTTGATCATTTTGAACCTCTGCTGATtctttgttgttgcttttttcctttcagaGGTCGCAAACTCACTCCTCAAGGACAGAGAGATCTGGACAGAATTGCAGGACAGGTAACTGTTTCCCTGCCACACCTTCTACCCCCTGAGCCACTTAACACTGACTGTGTTTTGTCTAAAATGAACTTGGTGAAGGGGTAAGTCTGTTAGGCTTATGTGAGTTGAGGAGTATTTTGCACTAAAGCTGTTGCGCTTGTTATACAGCAAGAGGATTATAATTCAGTTCCAGCCCTAGAAAGACCAAGACCCTCAACCTCAGCAACGGCAAGATTTAGGGTGCTTAAAACTGCACCTCAGGAGCTGGCCTCATCAGCAGTACCAGTATCACTAGTTATTCGATTGCCCTGTTAGCACTAAGTAACCCCTAGCTTGTTCACTTTGAATGGCAAGGCATTTATTGCAGGGTCTAAACACTCAGCCCTAAACAGCATCTAATGCGGCTTAACTTGTAGGGCTGTACGTATTCATACTGAATTATGAAGCAGTGCGGTTGTGTTTAAATAGGACTCACCTGCCATTCTGTCTCTTGAATGTGGCACTCATCCGTTTTCCTTCTCTTCCAGGTGGCAGCTGCAAGCAAGAAACATTAGAATGAGCAGGTTCACATAATAAAAAATCAATTTGCATTCCACGTGTGGGAGCATTCATTTCCAATGATTTCCGAGTGCTCTGGGACTCTGCACCAAGTGTGGAGACTGCTGACTGAGCAACTAAAATAGCAGGGCAAGGCCCCTGAATCTCCTG
This sequence is a window from Alligator mississippiensis isolate rAllMis1 chromosome 15, rAllMis1, whole genome shotgun sequence. Protein-coding genes within it:
- the RPS19 gene encoding small ribosomal subunit protein eS19, which codes for MPGVTVKDVNQQEFVRALAAFLKKSGKLKVPEWVDTVKLAKHKELAPYDENWFYTRAASTARHLYLRGGAGVGSMTKIYGGRQRNGVMPSHFSRGSKSVARRVLQALEGLKMVEKDQDGGRKLTPQGQRDLDRIAGQVAAASKKH